One segment of Sander vitreus isolate 19-12246 chromosome 20, sanVit1, whole genome shotgun sequence DNA contains the following:
- the LOC144535068 gene encoding otoferlin-like, with protein sequence MKRSKHRGHKEDRNGDEPAILETEDLDRQGMFMGGGPDPDTISLASVTAVTTNVSNKRSKPDIKMEPSSGRPVDYQISVTVIEARQLVGLNMDPMVCVEIGEDKKYTSMKESTNCPYYNEYFVFDFHVPPDVMFDKILKLSVIHSKNLLRSGTLVGTFKLDVGTIYSQPEHQFYHKWALLIDPEDISGGCKGYIKCDIAVVAKGDTIKTPHKANESEEDDIEGNLLIPEGVPAERQWARYYLKIYKAEGLPRMNTSIMANVKKAFIGENKDLVDPYVLVQFAGQKGKTSVQKSCYEPIWNEQIVFTEMFPPLCKRMKIQLRDSDKVNDVAIGTHFLDLRNISNDGDKGFLPTLGPAWVNMYGSTRTYTLMDEYQELNEGLGEGVSFRARLLINLSVEILDPSSPDITSSTDVQLEGVSNIAETATGKVEEFFLFGSFLEATMIDRKIGDKPINFEVTIGYYGNEIDGAARPNTKGKKGGGDGDEEETELIHNSSEEEMDDDGDLTSVATTPPMKPVITDRNYFHLPYFERKPCIYIKSWWQDQRRRLYNANIIDNIADKLEDGLNDVQEIIKTEKTYPERRLRGVLEELSQSCSQFLSLANKDQNSSGRTKLDRERLKLCMSEVESIGQQAKAMRSQVKKSTVRDKIKLAQNFLTKLRFLADEPQHSVPDVFIWMISNGKRIAYARVPSKDILYSSIEEETGKDCGKVKTIFLRIPGKKGFGPAGWTVQSKIEIYLWLGLTRQRKDYLKGLPNGFEENKLSKGPGMPCSPPISLTYMMKQIFQLRVHMYQARSLFAADSTGLSDPFARIFFSTQSQVTEILPETLCPTWDQLLVFENVELFGEATELRDDPPIIVIELYDQDTVGKAEFMGRTFAKPVVKMADEHYGPPRFPPQLEYYQIYRGNCTAGEMLAAFELLQIGPNGKADLPPIDGPTDMERGPILPVPLGIRPVLSKYRIEVLFWGLRDLKRVNLAQVDRPRVDIECAGKGVQSALIPNYKKNPNFSTLVKWFEVDLPENELLHPPLNIRVVDCRAFGRYTLVGSNAVTTLRRFIYRAKDKQANNWSTTEEIIVVNIEPEPGFKKMDTVVKLDSCDTVVKVEVRKDDDKDGKGRKKKRKKGDEIEEDELDESMLDWWSKYFASIETLTEVLKAQEAALSDSEDKDDMDIADGGGTKKGKGKKKKEKPGIDPFEKKKPKLDELKVYPKELESEFDNFEDWLHSFNLFRGKGGDDEDQNMMDEDRIVGKFKGSLCMYKVSDDMPRDMSFDSNMGMFQNIPHNDPINILVRIYVIRATDLHPADINGKADPYIAIRLGKTEIKDKENYISKQLNPLFGKSFDVEATFPMDSTLTVSIYDWDLVGTDDLIGETKIDLENRFYSKHRATCGVACNYAVHGYNVWRDPMKPTQILAKLCKDGKLDGPHYGPAGRVKVENRVFMAPTEIEDENGLKKQTDEHLALTVLKHWEEIPRVGCKLVPEHVETRPLHHPDKPGIEQGRIEMWVDIFPKDMTAPAPALDISPRKPKKFELRVIIWNTDEVVLEDDDIFTGEKSSDIFVRGWLKGQQEDKQDTDVHYHSITGEGNFNWRFVYPFDYLMAEEKIVISKKESMFAWDETEYKIPARLNLQVWDADHFSADDFLGAIEIDLNRFPRGAKTAKQCTIEMVTNEAEMPTVSIFKQKRIKGWWPFVARNEDDEFELTGKVEAELHLLTGEEAERSPVGEGRNEPDPLEKPNRPDTSLLWFLTPLKAIQNLVCNQYKWLTIKIVSALLLLAMLALFLYSMPGYMVKKMLGA encoded by the exons ATGAAGCGCAGTAAGCACCGTGGACACAAGGAGGACAGAAACGGAG ATGAGCCAGCTATTCTGGAGACAGAGGACCTGGATCGTCAGGGAATGTTCATGGGAGGAGGCCCAGATCCCGACACCATCTCACTGGCCTCAGTCACAGCCGTCACCACCAATGTATCAAATAAGAG ATCAAAGCCAGACATAAAGATGGAGCCTAGTTCTGGAAGACCAGTAGATTACCAA ATCAGTGTGACAGTGATTGAAGCCAGGCAGCTGGTTGGACTAAACATGGATCCAATGGTCTGTGTGGAGATTGGAGAAGATAAAAAGTACACCTCAATGAAGGAATCGACCAACTGCCCATACTACAACGAA TATTTTGTGTTCGACTTCCACGTCCCTCCAGATGTTATGTTTGACAAAATCCTGAAGTTGTCT GTGATTCACTCCAAAAACCTTCTGCGTAGTGGAACACTGGTTGGAACTTTTAAACTGGATGTTGGCACAATCTACAGCCAGCCTG AACATCAGTTTTACCACAAGTGGGCTTTGCTGATTGACCCTGAGGACATCTCAGGGGGCTGCAAAGGCTACATTAAGTGTGATATTGCAGTTGTAGCCAAAGGAGACACCATAAAGACTCCACACAAGGCCAATGAATCAGAAGAAGATGACATAGAGGG CAATCTCTTAATACCAGAGGGGGTGCCTGCAGAGCGACAGTGGGCTCGTTATTACCTGAAGATCTACAAGGCCGAGGGACTCCCTAGAATGAACACCAGCATCATGGCTAACGTCAAAAAGGCCTTCATAGGAGAAAATAAGGACCTGGTTGACCCTTATGTCCTAGTACAGTTTGCTGGGCAGAAA GGGAAAACATCAGTTCAAAAGAGCTGCTATGAGCCTATCTGGAACGAGCAAATTGTTTTCACCGAGATGTTTCCACCACTATGCAAGCGCATGAAGATCCAGCTCCGTGACTCAGATAAAGTGAATGATGTTGCCATCGGAACACACTTCCTGGACCTGCGGAATATTTCCAATGATGGGGACAAAG GCTTCCTTCCCACGCTGGGACCCGCCTGGGTTAACATGTACGGCTCCACTCGTACCTACACACTGATGGACGAGTACCAGGAGTTAAACGAAGGACTCGGAGAGGGAGTGTCCTTCAGGGCCCGTCTGCTCATCAACCTGAGTGTGGAGATCCTGGACCCCTCCTCGCCTGACATTACCAGCTCCACAGATGTGCAGTTGGAGGGTGTATCCAACATCGCAGAG ACAGCTACCGGGAAGGTTGAGGAATTTTTCCTCTTTGggtctttcctggaggccacaATGATTGACAGAAAGATTGGTGATAAGCCCATCAACTTTGAGGTCACCATAG GTTACTATGGAAACGAGATTGATGGAGCTGCCAGGCCAAACACGAAGGGGAAGAAGGGGGGAGGAGATGGTGATGAAGAGGAAACTGAGCTGATCCACAACTCcagtgaggaggagatggatgatGACGGGGACCTGACTTCAGTGGCGACTACCCCTCCCATGAAACCTGTCATCACTGACCG AAACTACTTCCACCTGCCGTATTTTGAGAGGAAGCCGTGTATCTACATTAAGAGTTGGTGGCAGGACCAGAGAAGGAGGCTGTACAATGCCAACATTATCGACAACATTGCAGATAAACTG GAGGATGGACTGAATGATGTGCAAGAGATCATCAAGACAGAGAAGACCTATCCTGAGCGCAGACTAAGAGGCGTCCTTGAGGAACTCAGCCAGAGTTGTAG TCAGTTTCTTTCGCTGGCAAACAAAGACCAAAATTCGTCTGGCAGAACCAAACTTGACAGGGAGAGACTGAAGCTGTGCATGTCAGAAGTG GAGAGCATCGGCCAGCAAGCTAAAGCCATGAGGTCACAGGTGAAGAAAAGTACAGTGAGAGATAAAATCAAGCTGGCTCAGAACTTCCTCACAAAGCTGCGCTTTCTGGCTGATGAA CCTCAACACAGCGTTCCTGATGTTTTCATATGGATGATAAGTAATGGAAAGCGCATTGCTTATGCACGTGTTCCCTCCAAAGACATCCTTTATTCCAGTATAGAGGAGGAGACAGGAAAGGACTGTGGCAAAGTCAAGACAATCTTTCTGAGG ATCCCTGGTAAGAAAGGTTTTGGGCCTGCTGGCTGGACAGTCCAGTCCAAGATAGAGATTTATCTGTGGCTGGGTCTGACTAGACAGCGCAAAGACTACCTGAAGGGCCTGCCCAATGGATTTGAGGAAAATAAGTTGTCCAAAGGACCTGGCATGCCGTGCTCACCTCCCATCAGCCTCACCTACATGA TGAAACAGATCTTCCAGCTGCGGGTCCACATGTACCAAGCTCGCAGCCTGTTTGCTGCTGATAGCACAGGTCTGTCTGATCCCTTTGCAAGAATTTTCTTCTCCACACAAAGCCAGGTCACTGAG atTCTGCCTGAGACTCTGTGCCCGACATGGGACCAGCTGCTGGTCTTTGAGAATGTGGAGTTGTTTGGAGAGGCCACCGAACTGAGAGACGACCCTCCTATTATCGTCATTGAACTCTATGATCAAGACACAGTG GGTAAAGCTGAATTCATGGGCAGAACATTTGCCAAACCTGTGGTAAAGATGGCGGACGAGCATTATGGTCCCCCACGCTTTCCTCCTCAACTGGAGTACTATCAGATCTACCGTGGGAACTGCACCGCTGGAGAAATGCTGGCAGCCTTTGAACTGCTGCAG ATTGGCCCCAATGGGAAAGCTGACCTGCCTCCCATAGACGGTCCCACAGATATGGAACGTGGCCCAATCCTGCCTGTACCGCTGGGGATCAGACCAGTGCTCAGCAAATACAGGATTGAg GTTTTGTTCTGGGGCTTGAGGGACTTGAAGAGGGTCAATCTGGCCCAGGTGGATCGGCCTCGTGTGGACATTGAATGTGCCGGAAAGGGAGTACAGTCAGCCCTCATCCCAAACTACAAGAAAAACCCCAACTTCAGCACCCTTGTCAAGTGGTTTGAAGTG GATTTGCCTGAGAATGAGTTGCTTCACCCGCCACTGAACATCCGGGTGGTGGACTGCAGGGCTTTTGGCCGCTACACTCTGGTTGGGTCCAATGCCGTCACCACCCTGCGGAGGTTCATCTACAGGGCAAAAGACAAGCAGGCCAACAACTGGTCCACTACAG AGGAAATAATTGTCGTCAACATAGAACCTGAGCCTGGTTTTAAGAAGATGGACACTGTGGTCAAACTAGACTCT TGTGACACTGTGGTCAAAGTCGAGGTAAGAAAA GATGATGACAAGGatggaaaggggagaaagaagaagagaaagaagggtGATGAGATTGAAGAGGACGAACTTGACGAGAGCATGTTGGACTGGTGGTCCAAATATTTTGCCTCCATTGAAACTTTGACAGAG GTTCTCAAGGCTCAAGAAGCTGCTCTTTCAGATTCAGAGGACAAAGATGACATGGACATTGCAGATGGCGGAG GCACcaagaaaggaaaaggaaagaagaaaaaggagaagCCGGGAATCGATCCATTCGAGAAGAAAAAGCCAAAGCTGGATGAACTAAAG GTGTACCCTAAGGAACTGGAGAGTGAATTTGACAACTTTGAAGACTGGCTCCACAGCTTTAACCTGTTCAGGGGAAAAGGTGGCGATGATGAAGACCAAAACATGATGGATGAGGACAGAATTGTTGGAAAATTCAAA GGCTCACTGTGCATGTACAAAGTGTCGGATGACATGCCCAGAGACATGAGCTTCGACTCCAACATGGGAATGTTTCAGAACATTCCTCACAACGATCCCATTAATATTCTCGTCCGCATCTACGTTATCAGG GCAACTGATCTGCATCCAGCTGACATTAATGGGAAAGCTGATCCATACATTGCAATCAGACTGGGAAAGACAGAGATCAAAGACAAAGAGAACTACATCTCGAAACAGCTGAACCCTTTGTTTGGCAA ATCCTTTGACGTGGAGGCCACATTCCCAATGGATTCCACACTCACAGTGTCAATTTATGACTGGGACCTGGTGGGAACAGATGATCTGATTGGAGAAACCAAAATTGACCTTGAGAACCGTTTCTACAGCAAACACAGAGCCACATGTGGTGTTGCATGTAACTACGCTGT CCATGGTTACAATGTGTGGCGGGACCCGATGAAACCCACACAAATCCTGGCTAAGCTGTGTAAGGACGGCAAACTGGATGGGCCTCACTACGGCCCTGCAGGACGAGTGAAGGTGGAGAACCGTGTCTTCATGGCACCGACTGAGATAGAGGATGAAAACG GTTTGAAGAAGCAGACAGACGAACATCTGGCTCTGACCGTGTTGAAGCACTGGGAGGAAATCCCACGGGTCGGCTGCAAACTTGTCCCAGAACATGTGGAAACCAGACCACTGCACCACCCTGATAAACCAGGGATTGAACAA gggagaattgagatgtgggTGGATATATTCCCTAAGGACATGACTGCACCTGCCCCCGCCCTTGATATTTCACCAAGGAAACCAAAGAA GTTTGAACTTAGGGTAATCATCTGGAACACAGATGAGGTTGTTCTAGAGGATGATGATATCTTCACTGGCGAGAAATCGAGTGACATATTTGTGCGAGG CTGGTTGAAAGGGCAGCAGGAGGACAagcaggacacagatgtccacTACCACTCCATCACTGGGGAGGGCAACTTCAACTGGCGCTTCGTCTACCCCTTTGACTACCTCATGGCCGAAGAGAAGATCGTCATCTCAAAAAAAGAGTCCATGTTTGCCTGGGATGAGACTGAATACAAGATCCCAGCTCGTCTTAATCTGCAAGTGTGGGACGCTGACCATTTCTCTGCAGATGACTTCTTAG GTGCAATTGAAATTGACCTGAACCGTTTTCCACGTGGGGCGAAGACTGCCAAGCAGTGCACCATTGAGATGGTGACAAATGAAGCCGAGATGCCCACGGTCTCCATCTTCAAACAGAAGAGGATCAAAGGCTGGTGGCCATTTGTTGCCAGAAATGAAGATGACGAGTTTGAACTCACG GGAAAAGTGGAAGCAGAGCTGCACCTCCTGACAGGAGAGGAAGCAGAGAGAAGCCCAGTTGGTGAAGGACGCAACGAACCAGACCCACTGGAGAAACCCAA CCGCCCAGACACCAGCCTTCTGTGGTTCCTCACTCCACTCAAGGCCATACAAAACTTGGTCTGCAACCAGTACAAATGGCTGACCATCAAGATTGTCAGTGCTCTCCTGCTGCTGGCCATGCTGGCTCTTTTCCTCTACAGCATGCCTGGTTACATGGTGAAGAAAATGCTGGGAGCTTGA
- the mapre3a gene encoding microtubule-associated protein RP/EB family member 3a isoform X1, with protein sequence MAVNVYATSVSIDNLSRHDMLAWVNDSLHLTYTKIEQLCSGAAYCQFMDMLFPGCILLKKVKFQAKLEHESIHNFKVLQAAFKRMSVDKIIPVEKLVKGKFQDNFEFVQWFKKFFDANYDGKEYDPLLSRQGQDVAPAPNPGDHFIHKPKRTPGPQRTSPTVPKNMPTPQRVQHNTPALRKNPSLSRNGGSDAEIMELNQQCMELKLTVDGLEKERDFYFSKLRDIELICQEHESENNPILSRIIDILYATEDGFAPPEDEDLDEQAHLDQDEY encoded by the exons ATGGCAGTTAATGTGTACGCCACATCTGTGTCCATTGACAACCTCAGCCGACATGACATGCTGGCATGGGTCAACGATTCGCTGCACCTCACCTACACCAAGATCGAACAGCTCTGTTCAG GAGCGGCATATTGCCAGTTCATGGACATGTTGTTCCCAGGTTGTATCCTTCTGAAGAAGGTCAAATTTCAAGCCAAGCTGGAACATGAATCTATACACAACTTCAAAGTGCTTCAGGCAGCTTTTAAAAGGATGAGTGTTGACAAA ATAATTCCTGTGGAAAAGCTTGTAAAAGGGAAGTTCCAGGACAACTTTGAATTCGTGCAGTGGTTCAAGAAGTTCTTTGACGCCAACTACGACGGGAAGGAGTATGACCCTTTACTATCCAGACAGGGGCAGGACGTGGCCCCTGCCCCCAACCCAGGTGATCACTTTATCCACAAACCAAAGAGAACCCCAG GACCACAGAGGACATCTCCAACAGTTCCCAAAAACATGCCAACGCCACAGCGCGTCCAACACAACACTCCAGCTCTGAGGAAGAATCCATCTTTGTCTAGAAACGGGGGAAGTGATGCTGAGATCATGGAGCTAAATCAACAG TGTATGGAGTTGAAGTTGACTGTAGACGGActagagaaggagagagacttCTACTTCAGCAAACTACGAGACATTGAGCTGATATGCCAGGAACACGAGAGTGAAAACAACCCCATCCTCAGCAGGATAATCGACATTCTTTACGCAACAGAG GATGGCTTTGCACCTCCGGAGGATGAGGACCTCGATGAACAAGCTCACCTGGACCAGGATGAATACTGA
- the mapre3a gene encoding microtubule-associated protein RP/EB family member 3a isoform X2, producing the protein MAVNVYATSVSIDNLSRHDMLAWVNDSLHLTYTKIEQLCSGAAYCQFMDMLFPGCILLKKVKFQAKLEHESIHNFKVLQAAFKRMSVDKIIPVEKLVKGKFQDNFEFVQWFKKFFDANYDGKEYDPLLSRQGQDVAPAPNPGPQRTSPTVPKNMPTPQRVQHNTPALRKNPSLSRNGGSDAEIMELNQQCMELKLTVDGLEKERDFYFSKLRDIELICQEHESENNPILSRIIDILYATEDGFAPPEDEDLDEQAHLDQDEY; encoded by the exons ATGGCAGTTAATGTGTACGCCACATCTGTGTCCATTGACAACCTCAGCCGACATGACATGCTGGCATGGGTCAACGATTCGCTGCACCTCACCTACACCAAGATCGAACAGCTCTGTTCAG GAGCGGCATATTGCCAGTTCATGGACATGTTGTTCCCAGGTTGTATCCTTCTGAAGAAGGTCAAATTTCAAGCCAAGCTGGAACATGAATCTATACACAACTTCAAAGTGCTTCAGGCAGCTTTTAAAAGGATGAGTGTTGACAAA ATAATTCCTGTGGAAAAGCTTGTAAAAGGGAAGTTCCAGGACAACTTTGAATTCGTGCAGTGGTTCAAGAAGTTCTTTGACGCCAACTACGACGGGAAGGAGTATGACCCTTTACTATCCAGACAGGGGCAGGACGTGGCCCCTGCCCCCAACCCAG GACCACAGAGGACATCTCCAACAGTTCCCAAAAACATGCCAACGCCACAGCGCGTCCAACACAACACTCCAGCTCTGAGGAAGAATCCATCTTTGTCTAGAAACGGGGGAAGTGATGCTGAGATCATGGAGCTAAATCAACAG TGTATGGAGTTGAAGTTGACTGTAGACGGActagagaaggagagagacttCTACTTCAGCAAACTACGAGACATTGAGCTGATATGCCAGGAACACGAGAGTGAAAACAACCCCATCCTCAGCAGGATAATCGACATTCTTTACGCAACAGAG GATGGCTTTGCACCTCCGGAGGATGAGGACCTCGATGAACAAGCTCACCTGGACCAGGATGAATACTGA